In one window of Nitrospira sp. SG-bin1 DNA:
- a CDS encoding twin-arginine translocation pathway signal protein, whose translation MKNTAERVGRLLSRREAMAFVGASGLAWLMGITLRQTAAGASPSPCIVRPEQTEGPYFVDERLLRSDIRSDPSDGRITPGIPLTLTFRVMRLHAGDCRPVPDAQVDVWHCDATGIYSDVEDPGFSTLGKKFLRGHQFTDAHGDARFITIYPGWYPIRTVHIHFKVRTARMVGKHYAFTSQLYFPDELTDRVHTSLPYSSKGRRRVRNHQDFIFRDGGDQLMLKPSETYGGYEATFPIGLTIP comes from the coding sequence CGGCCGTCTTCTCTCCCGCCGAGAGGCCATGGCGTTCGTGGGTGCAAGCGGTCTGGCCTGGCTCATGGGGATCACCTTGCGTCAGACGGCTGCTGGTGCCTCTCCATCTCCTTGCATCGTCAGACCGGAACAGACGGAAGGTCCCTATTTCGTCGACGAGCGGTTGCTCAGATCGGATATTCGTTCTGATCCATCCGATGGACGGATTACGCCTGGTATCCCGTTGACCTTGACGTTCCGCGTCATGCGCCTCCATGCAGGAGACTGCCGGCCGGTACCTGACGCCCAGGTAGATGTCTGGCATTGTGATGCCACCGGTATCTATTCCGATGTGGAAGATCCGGGGTTCAGTACGCTCGGGAAAAAGTTCTTGCGAGGCCATCAGTTTACGGATGCGCATGGAGACGCACGATTTATCACGATCTACCCAGGCTGGTATCCGATACGCACCGTACACATTCATTTCAAGGTCCGCACGGCGCGCATGGTCGGGAAACACTACGCGTTTACATCTCAGCTGTACTTTCCCGACGAACTGACGGACCGCGTCCATACCTCGCTCCCCTACTCGTCGAAAGGACGGCGTCGGGTACGCAATCACCAAGACTTCATCTTTCGCGACGGCGGTGATCAGTTGATGTTGAAACCATCGGAAACGTACGGTGGCTATGAAGCGACCTTCCCGATCGGCCTGACGATTCCTTGA